In Fragaria vesca subsp. vesca linkage group LG5, FraVesHawaii_1.0, whole genome shotgun sequence, the genomic stretch TCTATGTAATAGACCCATGTGGTAAGAGTCTGGTTGAGTGTGAATATCACAATCAAAGATAAAAGATCAGTGTCGACTTAAATAAGGGTAAGGACCTTCAGTTCCTTGCCACCGTGATCATCATCAAACCACCACTGTGAGAATACCATCATATATTGCTTTATCCTGTCACAGAGTAGTGATTCTTGTTTAGTTTCCCTGTCCTTGACCTCATCCTCATCACCAAGTTCTAAATCTTCCTTGCTAATGTCCAAAAACTTCTTCTCTGTGTAGGTTGGTAGTTTCTGGATGGCCACCATCAATAGGTTCAACTAAATACAAAACCTCAATATCTTTCTGAACCAACCTTTCCAAGAATGGAGCACTTCTTGCACTTTTCAGATTGTCTGTGGCCAAGTAATAGATGGTCTTCTGGGTCTCAAGCCATGTTTTCAACATATTCATCTAAACCTTCCTCACTTTTGAAATGTAAAACCGTAACAGAGGTGTTATGTGCTTGTGATTTACATTGCTGCCTCTCTCAGTGAAAACTAATTTTACCAATATTTGTAATCGACATTATTGCCTTTCTGTTACAAACTCCGTCAGTAGTACGGTACAACACACGTATTACAGCTTTTGCCCTTTTTGTTTTGGTGAGCAGTCACTGATCGAGGAGCCAACTTCTATGGTTCTACTTGCTTCTGAGACTATGCAGACGGACCAGACCCAGAGTGCGTGCCCAACCATATGCACCTTGACAGATGTAGAGAAAGAAGGGACACCCGTGACCCGTCAAGTACACCAAGACTACATAAGCTGTTGCCACGTAAGTGATGCATGTAACACATGTCTTCGGTTCAGCCTAGAAGGTACCGGAATACACTTTCCCTTTCTAGACCATGCCACCACCTTCTTCTCCGATCCGTTTGTTGTCGATATATATACGTTGTTAGACTGGCTTAGAAATTAAATGAAGCATCGTATCTCAACTGGTTGAAATGCAATCGAGAATAATATCAGTGGCTTCAGCTGTCTATATTGTACCAAGAACTTCGTCGAGTACTTGGGTGTTGCCTGATATTCAAGCTAATCTTCGGAAAGGACTTGCCTCGGCCAGATCGCGGTACTTGGGTACTGCGGACCCTGCCATTCATGCTGGTGACTTTGACGCTGACCCTGTTGTCACTACAGGAGATCCGGAAGTAAAATATCTCCCTCAATCTCTCTAGTATATATATATATAGTTATATACGTTATTTAGACTCATCAATTTAGAGTTCAAGAACTACATATGAAAACAACTTAATTTAAATATTATATATATACCCATATCTATGCAGCTTATTCCTATCAATTGGCAACTGCTTGAAATGTTCAGGCTCCAGAAAATGTTGCAAAGGAGAAACCGGTTGAAGAGCATATAGATACAGAAGACAGACGTGGATGCAGAGGAACAGAACCACTCTCACCCCCTAAACCTCCATATGCTGGTTCCCAAAGGCTGGAGAGCAGAGGGGTAAACCAGCAGCCTTTGAATCCAACCTTTCAGCAGAAGCGTAGCGTTACAACTGCAGGTGTAGCTAATTCCTTAGAACACTTCAGCTGTGCAGGGCTTGACGGCTCACCATGGCCGAAGGACGCGGACAAAGAGCAGACAGACAGGGAAGAGCAACAAGAGGATGAACAAGAGTACTACAAGCATCATAAGGCGTCACCGTTGTCCGAGATTAAGTTGGCCGATACACGAAAGCCCATTACACGTGCCACAGCCGACGCTGGGGAAGGATACGGTGGAGGTAAAGATGTGATTGGATGGAGGGCTGAACAGCTGGATACAGCTGAGGAAGCACTGCTTAGGGCTGCAAGGATATGGAAGGAGAATGCCACGCGTGGTGACCCTGATGCTCCTCAATCTAAGGTTCTCAGGGTACTATTGCGTGAACGTGGAGGTTCAACTACAGAGTATTTGATCGATTAATTTTGAATCGCCAAAGTCGAATCCTGGAATTGCTTTTTCTTTGTCAATGTAAATAAAGAAAGGTTCACAGTCACAGAGGAACCATAGATTTGCTTAGAGCTTGTAATTTGCGTTTTATCGGAGATAATGTACTTATAATTTACTTTTCTTTTTCTTCTGGAATAATCTCAAACAATAATGTACTATATTTTTGGCTTTCGATACTAAGTTGATTGCACTGGTATAATAATGTGTGTGTGTGTGTATAATATATGTTACCTTTCGATTTTCAAGTTTCCACTACAATGAAGTCATGAGCTTGACTTGACGTACGTGCACGGTATGTATCTAGCTAGGTTGAGTGCTTATAATTGTAGATGCAATAACTCGATCATATTTAACTGGTTATAATTGCTTGGTGCTCACCGCATGACCCTAGCTAGCATGTCCTAGATAACTCGATCATATTTAACTGGTTATAATTGCTTGGTCCCAGATAGGAAAAAATAAAAATAAGAATAATAAAATAGGCAGAATAAGTATTGCGGCCAGTATACTCCTTTAGTTCAAGTATACTCCTTTAGTTCAACTCTGAAAATAGAACCGAAAGCAGAGAGGCAAACTGAGGAGAATGATAGTAAATAAACAGCTAAATATTACTTAAATTAACCATATTAAGGAAACATTAAGTACAGTATGAATAGTTCATGTAACCCAAAAGAAAAGGTTCAGACAATTTCAATGTGCTATATATCGAATTACACGGTGGAGAAACAATGTCAACTTTCTTTCAATGGTTGCGACAAAAATCGATCGTTATCGTTTGTAGCTAGGTTTTGCTGTCATTTGGGAACTGCATGTGGTCCGAAGCAAGATGCTTCCACTAGCTCGCTGGAGGGGAGGAATCATTATTCGGGTGACCACAAACTGGTATGGAGATTTGGCCAAGTAGCAGTTCATGACAATATCGTATGTGCATTGCTAGCTAGCTTCGGGTTAGCTGTTGTAGCCTGTACCTTTCTTGGTTGACCTTATGTACGTATTAGCCTTATGGCCGGCCTCTCTCTTAATCTCAATTGTTGTTACAAATATGATAGATCAGAAAAAGTAATGTTAGGTAAATCACATTTTGAAGAATCATTTAGAGACCATTTTATGTGGCAACTTATGTGGCATTGCCACTTCATCAAAGTCTTAAGTTCAACTCTTTATATTTTTATTATTTCTTAATTACAAAGTTCATTTTTCTTTTTTCACTTTCATGATTTTATCTTGTAACCCAATTTTTTTTCCCCTTCTTCTCTCTGATATGATCTTTGCCGTCTTCATCTCTGTCAGACGTCCAACTTCTAATCTCTCCTCTCCCAATTGCAGTAGCACTACATGCATAATGATCATGAACTTATCACATTATGACAGTGGATTTAGGAGGACGTTGGGGCAGTTGATGGGTCTGGTGAAGCAAACAAGGGCAATTTAGCAGGTCCCATTGGAGACCATTATCATGATTGCATATGATATAAAATTTGATGCTCTCCCATGCATTAGGGGAAACTTGGACATGAGAGAAGTCGTAGAGTTAGTGCACAATGGTCAGGGGGAAGAGATAAGTGCTCACCATCAATTATATATTAACCCCTCTCAATGAACAATTGAATTCAACACGAAATCGAGGTTTCTCATTTGAGAAATCACAATGACATTGATATCAAAGGGAAATGCTAGCCGACCTGTTGATCAATTGATGAGAGGTAAGAAACTGGTTGAGAAAGAGAGACAGGAGGAGAGAGTAGACGTCTGACGAAGACGGCAAAGATCATATTAGAGAAAANNNNNNNNNNNNNNNNNNNNAAAAAAGAAAAAATGAATTTTGTAATTAAGAAAAATATAAATATATAAAGAGTTGAACTTTAAGCTTTGATGAAATGGCAATGCCACATAAGCTGCCACCTAAATTAGAAGTTGGACGTCTGACGCAGATGAAGACGAAGACGGCAAAGATCATATAAGAGAAAAGAAGGGGGAAAAATAGGATTATAAGATAAAATCATGAAAGTGAAAAAAGAAAAATGAATTTTGTAATTAAGAAAATATAAATATATAAAGAGTTAAACTTTAAGCTTTGATGAAGTGGTAATGCCGCATAAGCTACCACCTAAAGTGGGCTCTAAGTGATTCCCCAAGAGATGGTTCACCTAACATTACTCTAGAAGGAAATACACCGATGGCGATCTGGGTTATTTATTTAGTAAGGTTGATTGGATCATTGCCTTATTATAAGAGGAGAAATTTTATTAACACAACCTTAATAATTACTAGATACACATCTCATACTTAATACGACACCTATTAATTTTATTATTTTAACATTTTACTAGATACACATACCCAAACTTCCTACAATACCCTTATTTGAATACACGACTCATTGACTAAATACACGTACTTTTATAGATTTGCTACTCAATTTATTACAAAAAAAAAAAAAAAAGGTTCACATTAGTGAGATTTTTCTCAAAATGTTTCATTTTAATTTCCTTGTATTGTTTCACCTCATTGACATCTTCTTCGAAGATTTTTATTTTTCTCTAAAGGGTTTCACCTTATTAAGATCTTCCTTGAGGGATTTCCTTTTGTTAACACCATATTTCATCAGTTTTTCTCGACTAAATTTATTCTCAAAAAGCCTCTTACTCAAACTGATTTCAAGAATTCTTGAGCCTAACGAATCAAAACGAAACAAGACAATACATCATTAAAGTCTTTAACGGAACTTTTAGCATTATTAGAATGCTCAATCTTGTGTAAAACTAAATTAATCGATTCTTGGGAACCATTGCATAGTATTCATATGTACATGGTGTCAAAATATTGGTACTCGATTCAAGCTAAAAATTAAAAAATGTTAGAAGTACAATAATTAATTAATATGAATGTCTTAAGCCGGATATTTTCTTTACTTTTGATATAAATGTCGCTTTTGGTAATTTTACAGACCCACAAAGTCTTATATAATTTGTACAAAAAAAGAGATGTGTATCTAGCAATTAAGGATGTGCTAATAAAATTTCCCTTATAAGAGGAGCAACATATCTTAAAAAAAAAAAGAAAAAAGGAGCAACATACCAAGCCAGTTACGTGATCAATCTTCTGTAATGGGTTTCAAAAATGAAGTAACGTAAGATGTTGTATTAAGAAAGCTAGTAAATTGTTCTGCAATCTTGTTTTAAGTTAATTAATCAACATATATGATGATACTACAGAAAATTGCGCTTAAATATTAGAAGCAGAAAATAAAGGAATAACTACATCAGTACTTAACCCTTGATACACGAAAATGCTAGATCTAAGGTATTTATGTTTATTTCATTGTTGTTGCAAATTACATGAAAGAACATTTAAATATCACCAGCTAGCACCGGCCATGAAGCTAGCCTGCCGGCTACCTAGGCCGCCTTAATTCATTCTCTTATTTGGTCATATCCCAAAGAGATCTGCACCATGCATGCATAGAGATTGATCTGACTACTAAGTACTAACTAAAAGAAGCACAAAATACACAGGGAGCAGAGAGAAAGGTCGAGAGAGCAAGATTCATGCAGACATAAGAGTATGCAGCTCGATGGATCGGTCAATCAGCGGCCGTTCGATAACGACCTGGACTGCAGAAGAGATGGACTGATTGAACTAGAGCTAGTTAGCTAGCTAGACGAAGCAAATAACTAGGAAACTAGTGCTGAAGAAGACAAAGATAGATGTAACGGTGGTGGAGTACTGCATTTTCAAATCAACGGATTTAGAGGAATAAGGTATTGGCGGATTGTAATAATATACGGGATAAACGTTTGGGGGGAAAATCGATTTCCCAGGATTAGGAACATTTGGTTGAAGTGGTGGACGATTCGGGATTAATGCTGGCACATCGGACCCTGGAGGCGACTGCGAGCAAGTGTCTTGACAAGGAGACGCAGGTGGTGGTGGCGGTGGACATTCAGGGAGAGCCGGAGGCGGTGGTGATGGTGGTGGACATTCAGGGAGAGCCGGAGGCGGTGGTGATGGTGGTGGCGGTGATGGTGATGGTGGTGGCGGGCATTCAACAACTGGTGGTGGTGGGGGCGGTGATGATGGCACAGGGCACGGGTTGGGGCACTCGTCACACATCGTGCAGCTGGTTGTTTGGTCTAGTACTATTGCAGTGAAATTAGTACTACCAGTGGACGATTCCATGGCTACTGAAACAGTACCTGACTGCATGAGTAGCATGATCAGAAGGACAGTAGTAATGGTAGATGAGAAACGTACCATCCAAATGGAAATCGAATTTTCCATGGCCATCTGATCTGGTTAGGTGCTTAGCTAGGTATCTCAATGTTGTATATATATAATTTCTGTTGAAGAAATCGAATTGTACTGATTTGTTAATGGATTCTAGCTAGCGAAGGCGAACAAGCATAAACAGTACTCCAAAGGAAGAAGAGATGGGGATGATAAAAAAGCAATATGCTTATGCATATAAAGACAATGTTGATTTGGTAACCGAGATCAGGGAGTACAGACTAGGAGTGCATGTGTATTGATGACCGCACCATTTGTCGGTGTTTTATCTTCTAAGATATAACCACCTTCACAATATCGTCTACATCGAGCTACACTCTACATCGAGCATTTTTAGAGGGCATCTATGGTATATGGTACCATACAATGATTTTACAAATTACAACTAACAAAACTCAAGTTATAATTTAGCGTTTTAAACACCGGCATACATGAGATATATATGGTATTTGCTGATGTTATGAACTTAAGTACTTAACTACATAAAAGTTTGTCACTAACTTCTTTGCCCAAAAAAGTTGTGCATATCACCATTATTTCTCATATACGTACGTACCTTATATGTAGTCTTGTAGATAGCAGCTTTATAAATCAAAATAATTCTGTAATTATATTAGGGAGGTGCAACCGAGTTTGGGAGTTTTGGTCGCGAATCTGATGCTGGCGGTCCAGTTGATCTGACTCGTGCTAGCTAGTGTGGGAAGCTCGATCTGTAACTTGGGGCAAGCTAGCGGAGATGTTGATGGAGGAGCGGTAGGTCAGCGGAAGCAGGCTGGTGTAGCGGATCTGGGCCACGAACTGGGTCTTGTTTTTGGTAGGCTACAGATCTGGGCCTATGTCGAGATTTGGGTTTAATCGCGGTCTCACGGTACTCTCACGCTCTTCTGCTTTTACCTTCAAGCCTCCAACTCACCAACCGCGATTCGTGCAACAAGGACTGCCTCCAACTATGTCACTTTTCTTTTGGCCGCCTCAGCCTCCTACTTTTCTCTCCCAGTCCTCAGTCTCGTTAATCAGCATATCAGTAGCAACATATACAACCTTTACACCCTGTAGGGCATATATACAGTCAGGTTAATAACAGAAGATAGAAACAAAAAGAGAACCAAACAGATACATACCTAGGTAAGCTTCTCTTATGCCCGTTGAAGACTAGCTAGCAACCTGGTTCTCATGCTCTAGCACATAGGTCTTGCTACTATAATGGCGCAAGTCATATACCACGCGTTGTATACGCGAGTCCTTACCCCGACACTGCTAAGACTTTGCATCACCTTAACAAAGGCATAATCACTATGCTTCTTAGACAAGCCATGAAATACTTTCTCTTTGCCCTTCTTCTTCTTGGCTAGAGGCTTCAAACCCGCAATGGTTTCCTCCCGACCTCTCTTCCGGCCCCCCTCCCCATGCTTTATTTCCTCATGTTCATCAACATCCTCCACTTCCACTATTTTTTCCTCTCCAACTGTCTCGCCCTCATTCAAAATAGTCTCCTTGTGACTCGTTTCACTGTCGACCAAATTCACAAAGCTCTCATGCCCATTAACGTTCACACCCTCCTCCAGCACATTCGCTCCTCCTCCATCCTGCTCTTGCTCACCATCATCTTTATCTACAAAAAGAACTTATAGCCCTCTCAACTCCGCCACATTCCCCAACATTTCATCGTACTCTACCGGGTCCGTACGGAAGTTCACAAATTCATCTTAAGCCAGGCTTGGCACGCACACCCACTCCCGTTTCCAGATTGAAATTGTATTGCAGGCTTATGGCGCTGTAACGTCCCGATTTTTTAAATTTCTCAAAATATGTTTTTTCTTTTTAAAAATAGAAAATAGAGTTCGCCACGAGTTCGTCGTATTTTTCGGTGAATTTTTCAGAGTCTCAAACCATTTTTAATGATTTTTCAAAGTTACGTGATCGGTTTGGTGACATGGCAGCTTTCTATTTGTTGTTTAGTACCACGTGACATGATTAGGTTGGCTGTGTGTAGAGATAAGGGCTGCATTGACGCAGCTAGCTAGCATTTGGTCTTGTCATGGGACATTTGTCAAGTGTGGAGTTTGTTTCTCTTTCTAATGGACAAGTGTCCATTTTTCTTTGGGCCACTACTCTAACCGACTCTTCAAGTCGGCTTACTATGCTTATATATATTTATAGAGACCAGCTGCTTCTGTTCATTTCGTCTATGGAGAGATTATCTCTCTACTTTCTTTCGTTAATTCTCTCTCTAGTTTATCTCTCTAGAAATTTCGGCGGATCATAACTTTTGATCTGTAACTCCAATTCTGAATCCGCGAAGTGCTACCGGTTCGTCTCGATGTCCTCTTTCTATCCTAGATGTTTGAGCTAGATCCAATGGTGATTTTTAGATGGCTCGTTTTAGGAGGCTCGATTTATGATCAATGTTCTTGGTGAGGTTTCATTTTGTCGAAGTGAGTGGATTTGTGTAATATATTTTAAATATTCTTATTTGTTATTAAAATAGTCGAAAAACATGACTTTGATCTGTTTACGAAATATCTCTCTATTTTTGAGTAAAACATATCGATTTGCGAAATATGTGGAATTTATATATATATATATATATTTATGTGTTGGATCCATTGTTTGACTAGACATGGAACATGTGAACTTCTTGATTGGTTATGCCGAAGTAAGGATGTGACACACGGAGGTATAGGATTTGAAGGTCATTAGGTTCCCGTGAGGATCACTAAATTGAAGGATATCCAATAAGAAGAGATTGTGCGATGTAATGAATTGCGTGAAGTGATGTGTATACGATATACGTATTTTGTAGCGTGGGTAAAATGACATGGTTTTGCGGGCATATTACATTGGTCTACTCACTGAGCACGTGGTTTTGCTCATCTACCCATTTCTAATATTTTTTGCAGAAAAAGTACTTAGATTGTACCGAGCCGAAAAAAGGATAGACGACGAGCCTAGAGTGAAGAGCCTAGAAGATAATACTTTTGTTTACGTTCTACTTTGTAACACTCGTTCATGCCTCGGCAATGGCGTCCGGTGCCTAAAACCCACCAACGTCGGGACCGGGGTGTGACAGAATAGGCCAACCGGTGGCCAGAGCTCTGCATTGTCATCCTCGACGTCTCTGTTGTGTTAGCTTTTATGGAGGAGTGCTGCTGAAAGAGAATCGGAGGAGAGAAGGCGACTGCCTCTTCGATCGGGTTTCCGATTCTTGTCACGGTGGCGAGCGTGACTGGTATGGATAACTTAGTCTCGTCGTCCCCATCCTCCATGTGATCTTACTTTCAGCAAAGGAGCTCCGGTGAAGGAGAATCGAGCAGAAGGAGAGACTGGGTTCGCCGGCGAGTTCTCGATCCCGGCCACGGTGGCGGACATGGATGATGCTGGTGGCTTCGTCTTGGTCTCGTCGACGTCATTGTGCGTTCAGCTTGCAGAGATGAGGTCCGGTGAGAGAGAATCAAAGGGAGGAAGATTTGAGTTTCTCGGCGTTGTTCTTCGTTTTTCGGCGACGATTGATTTCGATCAAGGTATGAAACTTGGTCCATTTGTCAAGCTCTACCTGTTTATATGCTTGA encodes the following:
- the LOC101307212 gene encoding uncharacterized protein LOC101307212, yielding MQSRIISVASAVYIVPRTSSSTWVLPDIQANLRKGLASARSRYLGTADPAIHAGDFDADPVVTTGDPEAPENVAKEKPVEEHIDTEDRRGCRGTEPLSPPKPPYAGSQRLESRGVNQQPLNPTFQQKRSVTTAGVANSLEHFSCAGLDGSPWPKDADKEQTDREEQQEDEQEYYKHHKASPLSEIKLADTRKPITRATADAGEGYGGGKDVIGWRAEQLDTAEEALLRAARIWKENATRGDPDAPQSKVLRVLLRERGGSTTEYLID